The proteins below are encoded in one region of Fibrella aestuarina BUZ 2:
- a CDS encoding hydroxymethylglutaryl-CoA lyase, whose protein sequence is MILTECPRDAMQGLARFIPTADKIRYLNVLLQVGFDTLDFGSFVSPKAVPQMQDTAEVLAGLDLAGTSTKLLAIVANRRGAEQAVGYEAIRYVGFPLSVSETFQQRNTNRSIAEAITDVAAMQRLCQEADKELVVYLSMGFGNPYGDAYSPALVVDYARQLDELGIRHIVPSDTIGTATPAGIEALFNELADALPFQRFGAHLHARPDETAAKVTAAVQAGVHRLDGAIGGLGGCPMAADTLTGNLPTEAVVGTLQALNVPVTLDLDRLAEAVQLSHEVLG, encoded by the coding sequence ATGATCCTTACCGAATGCCCTCGTGATGCGATGCAGGGGCTGGCGCGGTTTATCCCGACAGCCGACAAGATTCGCTACCTGAACGTGCTGCTGCAAGTAGGCTTCGATACGCTCGATTTCGGTTCGTTTGTATCGCCCAAAGCAGTGCCGCAGATGCAGGATACGGCCGAGGTGCTGGCCGGCTTAGACCTGGCAGGTACGTCGACGAAACTGCTGGCGATCGTGGCGAACAGGCGCGGGGCCGAGCAGGCCGTAGGCTACGAGGCAATCCGGTACGTTGGCTTTCCATTGTCGGTGTCCGAGACGTTTCAGCAGCGCAACACCAACCGATCCATTGCCGAAGCCATAACCGATGTCGCCGCGATGCAACGACTTTGTCAGGAGGCCGACAAGGAGTTGGTGGTGTATCTGTCGATGGGATTTGGTAATCCCTACGGCGACGCCTACAGCCCGGCGCTCGTGGTCGACTACGCCCGGCAACTCGACGAACTGGGGATTCGCCATATCGTGCCGTCCGATACGATCGGCACGGCCACACCGGCTGGCATCGAAGCGTTATTCAATGAGTTAGCTGATGCCCTGCCGTTTCAGCGGTTTGGGGCGCACCTGCACGCCCGCCCCGACGAAACCGCCGCGAAAGTAACGGCCGCCGTGCAGGCTGGGGTTCATCGCCTTGATGGGGCTATTGGCGGCCTAGGTGGTTGCCCGATGGCGGCCGATACGCTGACAGGTAATCTGCCGACCGAGGCTGTTGTGGGTACGTTGCAGGCGTTGAACGTACCTGTCACACTCGATCTGGACCGGTTGGCCGAGGCCGTACAACTGTCGCACGAGGTGTTAGGGTAG